Proteins from a genomic interval of Debaryomyces hansenii CBS767 chromosome E complete sequence:
- a CDS encoding mitochondrial 37S ribosomal protein YmS18 (weakly similar to uniprot|P42847 Saccharomyces cerevisiae YNL306W MRPS18 Mitochondrial ribosomal protein of the small subunit): MISRSTKLAGRIPAAKIFAPAATFRSLSTTNTLRSEPISMSSNKHEEHQITNIIDPNMKQQLFKGRKNEKIVLWKLYGSFHRHNTLLSLVAVVEDQDFMEKNDHLTYNDKVLYYLQLPHHTKVHVSAGQLGFRKAQRSEYEAGYQVSSRMFKLIEERNLLGPNDKIELILKDFGKGREAFLAALQGKEGSKVKPNIIRISDNTKLQFGGSRPKKLRRL, translated from the coding sequence ATGATATCCAGAAGCACCAAATTGGCTGGCAGGATACCAGCAGCTAAGATTTTCGCGCCTGCGGCCACATTTAGGTCGTTATCGACAACCAATACATTGAGATCGGAGCCAATATCGATGAGCTCCAATAAGCATGAAGAGCATCAAATCACCAACATCATAGACCCAAACATGAAACAGCAGTTATTCAAAGGACGCAAGAACGAGAAAATTGTTTTGTGGAAGCTCTACGGGTCGTTTCACAGACACAACACTCTATTATCGTTAGTGGCAGTGGTGGAAGACCAGGACTTCATGGAAAAGAACGACCACTTGACTTACAACGACAAGGTGTTATACTACTTACAATTGCCTCACCACACCAAGGTCCACGTTTCCGCGGGTCAACTAGGATTCAGAAAGGCCCAAAGATCTGAATACGAAGCCGGATACCAGGTTAGTTCCAGAATGTTCAAGTTGATCGAAGAAAGAAACTTGCTCGGACCAAACGACAAgattgaattgattttgaaggaTTTCGGAAAGGGCAGAGAAGCGTTTTTGGCTGCCTTACAAGGTAAAGAAGGGTCGAAGGTCAAGCCTAACATCATTAGAATAAGTGACAACACCAAATTACAGTTCGGTGGTTCGCGTCCTAAGAAATTACGTCGTTTGTAA
- a CDS encoding 60S ribosomal protein L25 (highly similar to uniprot|P04456 Saccharomyces cerevisiae YOL127W): MSPISQSKPSAAKKAALKGTNAKKSLKVRTDTSFHRPKTLKLSRSPKYSRKSVPHYNRLDAYKIIVSPIASETAMKKVEDGNILVFQVDLKSNKNQIKSAVKELYDVDVEYVNTLVRPNGTKKAYIRLTADHDALDIANRIGYI; encoded by the exons atgtcTCCAATCT CTCAATCTAAGCCTTCCGCTGCTAAGAAAGCTGCTTTAAAGGGTACTAATGCTaaaaaatctttgaagGTTAGAACCGACACTTCTTTCCACAGACCAAAgactttaaaattatctaGATCTCCAAAATACTCTAGAAAGTCTGTCCCACACTACAACAGATTGGATGCTTACAAGATCATTGTTTCTCCAATCGCCTCTGAAACCGCTATGAAGAAGGTTGAAGACGGTAACATCTTAGTTTTCCAAGTTGACTTAAAGTCTAACAAGAACCAAATCAAGTCCGCTGTTAAGGAATTATACGATGTTGATGTCGAATACGTTAACACCTTAGTCAGACCAAACGGTACCAAGAAGGCTTACATCAGATTAACTGCTGACCACGATGCTTTAGATATTGCTAACAGAATTGGTTACatctaa
- a CDS encoding DEHA2E05126p (weakly similar to uniprot|P22580 Saccharomyces cerevisiae YDR242W AMD2 Putative amidase): MLTTDWKTLALQAKSIFNDSQSRTLELFPFESDADLETFNELPCAIGKSVTDFGNPAKFPVEKYYQALPKKDAQITEADPVVLIQDIKNGKYTCVEVLTSYLHAALIASKLTNCVYEFLPDEALKKARYLDENKGKLVNHSPMFGLPISLKEMIPLTGHSVTHGSLCYLDRVVDYNADIVNILIKNGAVPFVRSTNPQSLMMLECESFTHGRTVNPFNSDLTCGGSSGGEGAINGIHASPIGLGSDIGGSIRCPSAFNGIYGMKTTLGRIPSSDFFSCQMGSESIISVTGPLTRSLDTLELLMKTVVQEKPWTIDPSLTSIEWKSDVRKKPYRIGILRTDGVVTPHPPVTRALDMMCEKLKCMDNLEVFEFEPLNHSKAWEIISTLYFEDGGEDTRKTLKNTGEPMCPQTEWILGKDSVKRLAAEDIWKWNLEKQKYRKDYLKHWLSFNNPDGNTPMDALIAPVFPGPAAKHRSTKYWGYTAQWNLLDYPVLVFPVTKVDLKKDIPVEDYKPKNQMDEFVYKQYDSPESFENAPVNLGLVGLRYSEEQLIDIMKLINLQ, translated from the coding sequence ATGTTGACCACAGATTGGAAAACCCTAGCTTTGCAGGCAAAGCTGATTTTTAACGATTCCCAAAGTAGAACTTTGGAATTATTTCCATTCGAGAGTGATGCAGATTTAGAAACTTTTAATGAGCTTCCATGTGCAATTGGAAAATCGGTAACTGATTTTGGAAATCCTGCCAAATTTCCGGTTGAGAAATACTACCAAGCGTTACCAAAGAAAGATGCACAAATTACCGAAGCTGATCCCGTTGTATTGATTCAGGACATCAAAAACGGAAAATACACTTGTGTTGAGGTTTTAACGAGCTATCTACATGCAGCCTTAATAGCTTCTAAATTGACCAATTGTGTTTATGAATTTCTTCCTGATGAAGCATTGAAAAAGGCTAGATACttagatgaaaataaaggTAAATTGGTAAACCATAGTCCTATGTTTGGATTACCAATTTCTCTCAAAGAAATGATCCCATTGACCGGCCATTCAGTTACTCATGGTTCGCTTTGTTATCTTGATCGGGTCGTCGACTATAATGCTGACATTGTCAAcattttaattaaaaatggGGCTGTTCCCTTTGTTAGGTCTACAAACCCACAATCTTTGATGATGCTTGAGTGTGAGTCTTTTACCCATGGTAGAACAGTTAACCCATTTAATAGTGATCTTACTTGCGGTGGCTCATCCGGAGGAGAGGGTGCAATTAATGGTATTCATGCATCACCCATTGGCTTAGGCTCTGATATTGGAGGCTCAATTCGATGTCCTTCAGCTTTTAATGGTATCTACGGTATGAAAACAACACTTGGAAGAATTCCATCCAGtgatttcttttcttgtcAAATGGGATCTGAATCAATTATATCGGTAACTGGACCATTAACCAGGTCTTTGGATACGTTAGAGTTGCTTATGAAAACTGTGGTGCAAGAAAAGCCTTGGACTATAGATCCCAGTTTGACTTCAATCGAATGGAAGAGTGACGTAAGAAAAAAGCCTTATCGTATCGGTATTCTCAGAACAGATGGGGTAGTGACACCTCATCCGCCTGTTACAAGAGCTCTTGATATGATGTGTGAGAAGTTGAAATGCATGGATAATTTAgaagtttttgaatttgaaccTTTGAATCATCTGAAAGCTTGGGAGATTATTTCAACATTGTACTTTGAGGACGGAGGTGAGGATACTAGGAAgacattgaaaaatactGGCGAGCCAATGTGCCCTCAAACAGAGTGGATTCTAGGAAAGGACTCCGTAAAGAGATTGGCAGCTGAGGATATCTGGAAGTGGAATTTAGAAAAACAAAAGTATAGGaaagattatttgaaacattGGTTACTGTTCAATAATCCTGATGGCAATACCCCAATGGATGCTTTAATTGCTCCTGTTTTCCCGGGACCTGCTGCGAAACACAGAAGTACTAAGTATTGGGGTTATACTGCTCAATGGAATTTATTGGACTATCCAGTATTAGTTTTCCCAGTTACTAAAGTggatttgaagaaagataTCCCAGTAGAAGATTACAAACCGAAAAACCAAATGGATGAATTTGTTTATAAACAGTATGACTCTCCTGAAAGCTTTGAGAATGCTCCTGTTAACTTGGGACTTGTTGGATTGCGTTACTCGGAAGAGCAGTTGATCgatataatgaaattaataaatcttcaGTAG